Proteins from one Mauremys reevesii isolate NIE-2019 unplaced genomic scaffold, ASM1616193v1 Contig2, whole genome shotgun sequence genomic window:
- the LOC120393436 gene encoding olfactory receptor 5F1-like, with protein sequence MGILEEKNCTVATQFILMGFTDGSKLQVIYFVLFLVIYVITLVGNLGMIILIRISSRLHTPMYFFLCNLSVVDICYSSVVTPKMLANFLAQSKAISYSGCLVQLYFFIIWLSTECLLLAVMAYDRYVAICKPLLYSAVMSHKVCVPLVASSYFTSFMSAMITACLISRLKYCGSNIINHFFCDTPPLLALSSSDSSIAENTISILAGFTSVSSLLIILFSYLYILGAILRIHSVEGRHKAFNTCASHLTAVTMFYGTLIFTYLRPNTSYSLGQDQVASVFYTVVIPMLNPLIYSLRNKEVKDALRRSLGRVVF encoded by the coding sequence ATGGGAATACTGGAAGAGAAAAATTGTACTGTAGCAACCCAGTTCATTCTCATGGGATTCACAGATGGGTCAAAGCTGCAGGTCATCTACTTTGTGTTGTTTTTAGTGATATATGTTATCACCTTGGTGGGGAATCTCGGGATGATCATTTTGATTAGGATCAGTTCCCGACTACACactcccatgtacttcttcctgtgCAATTTGTCTGTTGTCGATATCTGCTATTCATCTGTTGTCACCCCAAAGATGCTGGCAAACTTCTTAGCACagagcaaagccatttcctattCTGGGTGTTTGGTTCAACTGTATTTTTTTATTATCTGGCTCAGCACTGAGTGCCTGCTTCTGGCTGTGATGGCGTATgaccgctatgtggccatctgcaaaCCATTGCTTTACTCAGCGGTTATGTCCCATAAAGTCTGTGTCCCATTGGTGGCTAGCTCCTATTTCACTAGTTTCATGAGTGCTATGATTACTGCATGTTTAATTAGCAGGTTAAAATACTGTGGCTCCAACATCATCAACCATTTTTTCTGTGACACCCCTCCACTGCTAGCTCTGTCATCCTCCGATAGCTCCATCGCTGAAAATACCATTTCTATTTTAGCTGGTTTCACCAGTGTCAGCTCCCTCCTGATAATCCTCTTCTCTTACCTGTACATCCTGGGTGCCATCCTGAGGATTCACTCTGTCGAGGGCAGGCACAAAGCCTTCAACACTTGTGCCTCCCACCTGACGGCCGTCACCATGTTTTATGGGACTCTGATCTTTACATACTTACGTCCCAACACCAGCTACTCACTGGGCCAAGACCAGGTGGCCTCAGTGTTCTACACAGTGGTGATCCCCATGCTGAACCCtctgatctacagcctgaggaacaaagagGTGAAGGATGCTCTGAGGAGATCACTGGGGAGGGTAGTGTTTTGA